The following coding sequences lie in one Chelmon rostratus isolate fCheRos1 chromosome 2, fCheRos1.pri, whole genome shotgun sequence genomic window:
- the pcif1 gene encoding mRNA (2'-O-methyladenosine-N(6)-)-methyltransferase, with protein sequence MSNDSQGSVKGEAAMMPSPSASSQGPPLSPSSASKPPELPDELVQAGWSKCWSRRENRPYYFNRFTNQSLWEVPVLGQHDVISDPLGLNAAPAEGGDSNLGNGQRKRRGSEEQGVGPNSFKRAKVEPTTPISPSTPGVKPWSSAPEDKQAQSATPTTPSPAPTPYRPAVIYWDLDIQTNAVIREHPPANHLPPHPEIELQRAQLVTKLRQHYHELCHQREGIDPPRESFNRWLLERKVIDKGHDPLLPSDCDPVISPSMFREVMNDIPIRLSRIKYKEEARKLLFKYAEAAKKMIDSRNASPESRKVVKWNAEDTMSWLRRDHSASKEDYMDRLEHLRQQCGPHVTAVAKDSVEGICSKIYQLSAEYSRRLRQTHLSLLQDPPTEACASPQQSRLVYCYPVRLALPSPPLPRVELHFENDVACLRFRGEMVKVNRGHFSKLELLYRYSCIDDPRFEKFLSRVWCLLKRYQVMFGSGANEGTGLQGALPVSVFEALNRQFGVSFECFASPLNCYFKQFGSAFPDIDGFFGSRGPFLSFCPVSGSFEANPPFCEELMDAMVTHFEELLDQSSEPLSFIVFVPEWRDPVTPALTRMEGSRFLRHQLSVPAYEHEYRSGSQHICKRDEMYYRAVHGTAVLFLQNDAGFAKWAPTPERLAELMAAYRPSPSHPSSLSSPGPAHTTPGDRDSTSKAADRPQGAVMSPGGHDNNNNNNNNNNSNSSSSSSSSSPRDKMAAV encoded by the exons ATGTCCAATGACAGTCAGGGATCGGTCAAGGGGGAGGCGGCCATGAtgccctctccctctgcatccTCTCAGGGACCGCCCCTTTCTCCATCCAGCGCCTCCAAACCACCTGAACTCCCAg atGAACTGGTCCAGGCCGGATGGTCTAAGTGCTGGTCTCGGAGGGAGAACCGACCGTACTATTTCAACAGATTCACCAATCAGAGCCTGTGGGAGGTGCCAGTGTTGGGTCAGCATGATGTCATT tctgatCCTTTAGGTCTGAATGCAGCTCCAGCGGAGGGCGGAGACAGTAACCTTGGTAAtggccagaggaagaggaggggctCTGAGGAGCAGGGGGTGGGGCCTAACAGCTTCAAACGAGCCAAG GTGGAGCCCACCACACCCATCTCTCCCAGCACCCCTGGGGTCAAACCCTGGAGCTCCGCCCCTGAAGACAAGCAGGCCCAGTCGGCTACGCCCACAACCCCCAGCCCCGCCCCCACCCCATACAGGCCAGCCGT TATCTACTGGGATCTGGACATCCAGACCAATGCCGTGATCAGAGAGCACCCTCCTGCCAACCACCTGCCCCCCCACCCTGAGatagagctgcagagagctcaGCTGGTCACCAAACTTCGGCAACACTACCACGAACTGTGCCACCAGAGAGAAG GTATCGATCCACCCCGGGAGTCGTTCAACCGTTGGCTACTGGAGAGGAAAGTGATTGACAAAGGTCATGACCCCTTACTGCCGAGTGACTGTGACCCCGTCATCTCTCCGTCCATGTTCAGAGAGGTCATGAACGACATTCCCATCCG GTTGTCGCGCATTAAGTACAAAGAGGAGGCTCGGAAGCTGCTGTTTAAATACGCCGAAGCTGCTAAAAAGATGATTGACTCCAG GAACGCCAGTCCAGAGAGCAGGAAGGTGGTGAAGTGGAACGCCGAGGACACCATGAGCTGGCTGCGCCGGGATCACTCCGCCAGCAAGGAGGACTACATG gaCCGTCTGGAGCACCTGAGGCAGCAGTGTGGACCTCATGTCACTGCTGTCGCCAAAGACTCTGTGGAGGGAATCTGCTCCAAGATCTACCAGCTGTCTGCAGAGTACAGCCGCCGCCTGAGACAGACCCACCTGAGCCTGCTGCAGGACCCCCCCACAG aggcGTGCGCGTCCCCCCAGCAGTCCCGGCTGGTCTACTGTTACCCGGTTCGTCTGGCGCTCCCCTCGCCTCCCCTTCCTCGAGTGGAGCTGCACTTTGAGAACGACGTGGCCTGTCTGCGCTTCAGAGGAGAGATGGTCAAAGTCAACAGAGGACATTTCAGCAAACTG gAGCTGTTGTACAGGTACAGCTGCATAGATGATCCTCGCTTTGAGAAGTTCCTGTCCAGAGTCTGGTGCCTCCTCAAGAGATACCAG GTGATGTTTGGCAGCGGAGCTAACGAGGGGACGGGCCTACAGGGGGCGCTGCCCGTGTCTGTATTTGAAGCGTTGAACCGACAGTTCGGAGTTTCTTTCGAGTGTTTTGCTTCGCCGCTCAACTGCTACTTCAAACAGTTTGGCTCCGCCTTCCCCGACATCGACGGTTTCTTTGGATCCAGAGG gccgttcctgtctttctgtccagtCAGTGGCTCTTTTGAAGCTAACCCTCCGTTCTGTGAAGAACTGATGGACGCCATGGTGACACACTTTGAG GAGCTGTTGGATCAGTCCTCTGAGCCCCTGTCCTTCATTGTCTTCGTCCCTGAGTGGCGTGACCCCGTGACCCCGGCTCTGACCCGCATGGAGGGAAGTCGATTCCTGCGTCACCAGCTGAGCGTCCCGGCCTACGAGCACGAGTATCGCTCTGGGAGCCAACACATTTGCAAGAG aGATGAGATGTACTACCGGGCAGTACACGGTACTGCAGTACTCTTTCTTCAGAATGACGCTGGTTTTGCGAAGTGGGCTCCAACTCCGGAGCGTTTGGCCGAGCTGATGGCGGCTTACcgcccctccccctcccacccctctTCCTTGTCCTCCCCTGGCCCCGCCCACACAACTCCCGGAGACAGAGACTCCACCTCCAAGGCCGCTGATCGGCCGCAAGGTGCCGTGATGTCACCTGGTGgccacgacaacaacaacaacaacaacaacaacaacaacagcaacagcagcagcagcagcagtagcagcagtccTCGAGACAAGATGGCGGCCGTGTAG